The following coding sequences lie in one Actinomyces capricornis genomic window:
- the hpt gene encoding hypoxanthine phosphoribosyltransferase, whose amino-acid sequence MNATDMGGDLQQVLITQEQIERRLDEMAAQIDADYEGRDLLLVGVLKGAVYVMADLSRRLRRSVPMDWMAVSSYGSGTKSSGVVRILKDLDADITGRDVLIVEDIIDSGLTLSWLMGNLGSRGANSVETATLLRKPEAVRVEVDVKYVGFDIPTEFVVGYGLDYAENYRNLPFIGTLSPSVYES is encoded by the coding sequence ATGAATGCGACAGACATGGGTGGGGATCTTCAGCAGGTCCTCATCACCCAAGAGCAGATCGAGAGGCGACTCGATGAGATGGCCGCCCAGATCGACGCCGATTACGAGGGGCGCGATCTGCTTCTGGTTGGAGTGCTCAAGGGCGCCGTCTACGTCATGGCCGACCTCTCGCGCCGCCTGCGGCGCTCGGTGCCCATGGACTGGATGGCCGTGTCCTCCTACGGCTCGGGCACCAAGTCCTCCGGTGTGGTGCGGATCCTCAAGGATCTGGACGCCGACATCACGGGACGTGACGTACTTATCGTCGAGGACATCATCGACTCGGGGCTGACCCTGTCCTGGCTCATGGGCAACCTCGGCTCCAGGGGCGCCAACTCCGTTGAAACTGCAACCCTCCTGCGCAAGCCCGAGGCCGTGAGGGTCGAGGTGGATGTCAAGTATGTGGGCTTCGACATCCCCACCGAGTTCGTCGTGGGCTACGGCCTGGATTATGCCGAGAATTACCGCAATCTCCCCTTCATTGGGACCTTGAGCCCATCGGTCTACGAGAGCTGA